The Gammaproteobacteria bacterium genome has a segment encoding these proteins:
- a CDS encoding hypothetical protein (Evidence 5 : Unknown function) encodes METGRRQREQSKANDADGKSLDKKELGNSPDPDKNNDRESQKPEEQKSRDSSGKEQLQKNRDEVARDQKPHRIDAKEGSERDRENQPGMVERNQHEPQTDPVSGKKMERESLTGGEKNTERERQSLGEQMKQESRSEEKGKNPSRDETDNRRESTTPPQLPTSGFQKKSDAEQPGSEQQDKKPALPSERPMDTNSTEGVTRLEQLERSAIPDQRSPEPNEKPFGSLDQASRQSGPGISDELAKEWMNRVEADPGQLLRRQFEVEERRELRQSVGPLMEARPW; translated from the coding sequence ATGGAGACGGGTCGGCGCCAGCGAGAGCAATCCAAAGCCAATGATGCTGACGGTAAATCCCTTGATAAAAAGGAACTAGGCAATTCTCCTGATCCAGATAAAAATAATGATCGGGAATCGCAAAAACCCGAAGAACAAAAATCGCGGGATAGCTCAGGTAAAGAACAACTTCAGAAAAATCGTGATGAAGTTGCGCGTGATCAAAAACCGCATCGAATCGACGCCAAAGAAGGCAGCGAGCGTGACCGTGAAAATCAGCCCGGCATGGTGGAGCGAAATCAGCATGAACCGCAAACTGATCCTGTCAGCGGAAAAAAAATGGAGCGCGAATCGCTAACCGGTGGCGAGAAAAATACCGAGCGTGAACGCCAAAGCCTGGGCGAACAGATGAAACAAGAGTCGCGCTCGGAAGAAAAAGGTAAAAATCCATCCCGAGATGAAACAGACAATCGTCGAGAATCAACGACACCACCACAACTTCCAACTTCAGGATTTCAAAAGAAATCCGATGCAGAGCAACCTGGCAGTGAACAACAAGATAAAAAACCAGCGCTGCCGTCCGAGCGTCCAATGGATACCAATTCCACCGAAGGGGTAACGCGATTGGAACAACTTGAACGCAGCGCAATTCCCGATCAACGCTCACCGGAACCTAACGAAAAACCTTTTGGTAGTCTTGATCAAGCCTCGCGGCAAAGTGGACCAGGAATTTCTGATGAATTGGCTAAGGAATGGATGAACCGCGTAGAGGCAGATCCAGGTCAACTCCTGCGTCGTCAATTTGAGGTGGAGGAACGACGCGAATTACGGCAAAGTGTTGGTCCGCTCATGGAGGCTCGCCCATGGTAA